A window of Nocardioidaceae bacterium genomic DNA:
GCCGTGCTCGATCCCGGTCTCGAAGAGCACCTGCATGCCGACACAAATGCCCAGCACCGGACGACCACCCGCCAACCGACGACCGATGACCTCACCCGCCTTGACCTGCAGCAGCCCCGCCACGCACGCGGCGTACGCCCCGACGCCCGGCACCACGAGACCGTCGCAGTGCTGCGCACGGTCCCGGTCCGCGGTCAGCTCGACGTTCGCGCCGGCGCGCTCCAGCGCGCGCACGGCCGAGCGGGTGTTGCCCGACCCGTAGTCGAGCACCACCACATCAGGCTTGCTCATCCCAGAGCCTCCAGAAAGACAGAGATCAGTCGGCCAGCGTGCCCTTCGTCGAAGGCACCCCGCCCTCACGCGGATCGAACGCCACCGCATCCCGCAGCGCTCGCGCGAACGCCTTGAACTGCGCCTCCACCAGGTGGTGCGGGTCGCGGCTGCTCAGCACGCGGATGTGCAGCGCGATCTGGGCGTGGAACGCGATCGTCTCGAACACGTGGCGGGTCAGCGAACCCTGGTAGTCGCCGCCGATCGCGACGTAGATCTGGCCCTCGGGCTCACCGACGTGCACGCAGTACGGCCGCCCGGAGACGTCCACCGCACACTGCACCAGCGCCTCGTCCAGCGGCACGAGCGCGTCGCCGAACCGGCGAATGCCCTTCTTGTCGCCCAACGCGATCTTCAGCGCGTCTCCCAGGGCGATCGCGGTGTCCTCGACGGTGTGGTGGGCGTCGATGTGGGTGTCGCCCTCGGTGCGCACCGTCAGATCGAGCAGCGCGTGCCGCGCCAGGCTGTTGAGCATGTGGTCGTAGAACCCGACGCCCGTCGAGATCTCGCCCTTGCCGGACCCGTCGAGGTCGACCTCGACGAAGACGCTCGACTCCTTCGTCGCGCGCTCGATCGTCGCAGTCCGCTTTGCTGCGCCAGCCTGCTCGCTCATGAGAGCACCTCCACCAGGGCGTCCTTGAACGCCGCCATCTCCTCGCCCGTGCCGATCGACACGCGCAGCCATCCGTCCGGCCCGGTCTCCCGCACCAGCACACCTCGGTCCAGCAGACCCTGCCAGACCTGGTGACGATCCTCGAACCGGCCGACGAAGACGAAGTTCGCGTCCGAGTCCGCCACCGTCAGACCCTGCCCGCGCAGCCACTCCACGGTGCGGTCACGCTCGGCCCGCAGCTCGTCGACCTTGCCCAGCAGGCTCGGAGCGTGCCGCAGCGCCGCCAGCGCCATCGCCTGCGTCACCGCCGA
This region includes:
- the hisB gene encoding imidazoleglycerol-phosphate dehydratase HisB, with translation MSEQAGAAKRTATIERATKESSVFVEVDLDGSGKGEISTGVGFYDHMLNSLARHALLDLTVRTEGDTHIDAHHTVEDTAIALGDALKIALGDKKGIRRFGDALVPLDEALVQCAVDVSGRPYCVHVGEPEGQIYVAIGGDYQGSLTRHVFETIAFHAQIALHIRVLSSRDPHHLVEAQFKAFARALRDAVAFDPREGGVPSTKGTLAD